A single genomic interval of Isachenkonia alkalipeptolytica harbors:
- the rlmB gene encoding 23S rRNA (guanosine(2251)-2'-O)-methyltransferase RlmB — translation MKNNKKSRKNAPMNKGKKFGSGKSKPPEKNPRDMGKGKAFEKRPRKESEPEPGTEESTNQIEGRNPVIEALKSEHPINKILIDSGDKKGSVVKIVGMAKEKGVMVKYVDRKKLDEISATRNHQGVIAEIAAYETVELEDLLEKTKGKEPFFLILDEIMDPHNLGSMVRTANAAGVDGIIIPKRRSVGLTVSVAKVAQGALEHVPVAKVPNIAQTMDRLKEQGLWIAGADMKGEQLHYEANLLGPIALVIGGEGKGLSELTKKKCDFLVKLPMEGAISSLNASVAGAVLMYEVVRQRKTKEA, via the coding sequence ATGAAAAATAATAAAAAAAGCAGGAAAAATGCCCCGATGAATAAAGGCAAGAAGTTTGGCAGTGGGAAAAGCAAGCCCCCGGAAAAGAACCCCCGGGATATGGGCAAGGGAAAAGCCTTCGAAAAAAGGCCTCGTAAAGAATCAGAGCCGGAACCGGGGACGGAGGAGTCCACAAATCAAATCGAAGGAAGAAATCCGGTGATCGAGGCTCTGAAGTCGGAGCATCCCATCAACAAAATCCTGATCGATTCCGGAGATAAAAAAGGATCCGTTGTAAAAATTGTAGGCATGGCGAAGGAAAAAGGAGTGATGGTGAAGTATGTGGACCGGAAAAAGCTCGATGAAATTTCGGCAACCCGAAACCATCAAGGGGTGATTGCGGAAATTGCCGCTTATGAAACCGTGGAGTTGGAAGACTTACTGGAAAAGACCAAGGGAAAAGAACCTTTTTTCTTAATTCTCGATGAGATTATGGATCCCCATAACCTGGGTTCCATGGTGCGAACCGCCAATGCCGCCGGCGTGGACGGAATTATTATTCCCAAAAGAAGATCCGTAGGCCTGACGGTAAGTGTGGCAAAGGTAGCCCAGGGCGCCCTGGAACACGTGCCCGTGGCCAAGGTACCGAATATTGCCCAAACCATGGACCGCTTAAAAGAGCAGGGACTGTGGATAGCAGGTGCGGATATGAAGGGGGAACAGCTCCATTATGAAGCGAACCTGTTAGGTCCCATCGCCCTGGTTATCGGAGGGGAAGGGAAAGGGCTTTCAGAATTGACGAAGAAAAAATGCGACTTTTTAGTGAAACTCCCCATGGAAGGGGCGATTTCCTCCCTGAACGCCTCGGTGGCGGGAGCGGTTTTAATGTATGAAGTGGTGCGGCAGCGAAAAACAAAAGAGGCTTAA
- the sigH gene encoding RNA polymerase sporulation sigma factor SigH, whose translation METGAAKSSKEAVLEKKQDLIDEEIVISARAGEIEAVEYLMNKYKNFVKSKARSYFLVGADKEDIVQEGMIGLYKAIRDYRSDKLSSFRAFAELCITRQIITAIKTATRQKHIPLNSYVSLNKPIYDEESDRTLLDVISEQATINPEDLIIGREEMGFIEGKLGDVLSELEWEVLTAYLEGQSYQEMALELNRHIKSVDNALQRVKRKLENYLEEHDKEMANK comes from the coding sequence ATGGAAACAGGGGCTGCAAAGAGCAGTAAAGAAGCCGTATTGGAAAAAAAACAGGACTTGATTGACGAAGAGATTGTAATAAGCGCAAGGGCCGGAGAAATTGAGGCCGTTGAATACCTGATGAATAAGTACAAGAATTTTGTAAAGTCGAAAGCCCGGTCCTATTTTTTAGTCGGGGCGGACAAAGAGGATATTGTTCAAGAAGGAATGATCGGTCTCTATAAGGCTATCCGAGATTATCGATCGGATAAATTATCCTCCTTTCGAGCCTTTGCAGAATTATGTATTACCCGACAGATCATAACGGCGATTAAAACCGCAACGAGGCAAAAACACATTCCGTTGAACTCCTATGTGTCTTTAAACAAGCCCATCTATGATGAAGAGTCGGATCGAACATTACTGGACGTGATATCGGAGCAGGCTACCATAAACCCGGAAGACCTGATCATCGGCCGGGAGGAAATGGGTTTTATCGAAGGAAAACTGGGGGATGTTCTCAGTGAGCTGGAGTGGGAAGTGTTAACTGCCTATCTCGAAGGACAGTCTTATCAAGAGATGGCCCTGGAGTTGAATCGTCACATCAAATCCGTGGACAATGCCCTCCAAAGAGTCAAGCGAAAACTTGAAAATTACTTGGAGGAGCATGATAAAGAGATGGCAAATAAATAA
- the gltX gene encoding glutamate--tRNA ligase, translating to MSVRVRFAPSPTGFVHIGSLRTALYNYLFAKGKGGKYILRIEDTDRARYVEGAIEGMVESMNWAGVNHDEGFQLENGQLMEEGEFGPYMQSRRLEIYQKHIKQLLHQGDAYPCFCSMERIDRIREEQKARGETPKYDGHCKGLSQEEVNEKIENNEEHVIRLKLPEKEEIVFEDMVRGKMSFHTDDIDDQVLIKSDGFPTYHFAVVVDDYLMGITHIIRGEEWVTSTPKHIHLYKSFGWDVPKYVHLPNILNKDKKKLSKRQGDVAVEDFKKKGYLPEALVNYIALIGWSPEDNQEIFTMEELQEKFDLKRVSKSGGVFDVEKLNWMNNHYIKEADNHRLAKLAIPYLEEAGYLKSGQGEAEIHWVKDLMEVLKEYLDYMAQVPEKAEMFFKEEIEITPEGREILGDDHIEQLLEAFYEKVKMAEVIDEAFGKQVFKDLKKEVGAKGPKLFKPARVAVTGETQGPDLTLVMKVLGREKLLKRIEFVQTQLKK from the coding sequence ATGTCGGTAAGAGTAAGGTTTGCTCCCAGTCCAACGGGATTTGTGCATATCGGAAGTCTTAGAACCGCCTTATACAATTATTTATTTGCCAAGGGAAAGGGCGGAAAATACATCCTTCGTATTGAGGATACGGATCGGGCCCGTTATGTGGAAGGCGCCATTGAAGGCATGGTTGAATCCATGAACTGGGCAGGAGTCAATCATGATGAAGGCTTTCAACTGGAAAACGGGCAATTAATGGAAGAGGGAGAATTCGGTCCCTATATGCAGTCCAGAAGATTGGAAATTTATCAAAAACATATTAAGCAGCTGCTTCATCAGGGAGATGCTTATCCTTGTTTCTGTTCCATGGAAAGAATCGATCGAATAAGGGAAGAACAAAAGGCCCGGGGGGAAACGCCGAAATACGACGGCCATTGTAAGGGGCTTTCCCAAGAGGAAGTAAACGAGAAAATAGAAAACAATGAAGAGCATGTGATCCGGTTAAAGCTTCCGGAAAAGGAGGAAATTGTGTTTGAGGACATGGTGCGGGGAAAAATGTCCTTTCATACCGATGACATCGATGACCAGGTGCTTATTAAATCCGACGGATTCCCCACCTATCATTTCGCCGTGGTGGTGGATGACTATTTAATGGGGATCACTCATATTATTCGAGGGGAAGAATGGGTAACCTCCACACCGAAACATATTCATTTATACAAATCCTTTGGTTGGGATGTTCCTAAATATGTGCACCTGCCCAATATTTTGAATAAGGACAAGAAAAAGCTCAGCAAGCGGCAAGGGGACGTAGCCGTGGAGGACTTTAAAAAGAAGGGCTATCTACCCGAGGCCCTGGTGAATTACATTGCCTTGATCGGCTGGAGTCCCGAGGATAACCAGGAGATTTTTACCATGGAGGAACTGCAGGAGAAGTTTGACTTAAAACGGGTATCCAAAAGCGGCGGGGTCTTCGATGTGGAAAAACTCAACTGGATGAACAATCATTACATTAAAGAGGCGGATAACCACCGTCTGGCGAAACTGGCCATTCCTTATCTGGAAGAAGCGGGATACTTAAAGTCCGGACAGGGTGAGGCGGAAATCCATTGGGTAAAAGATCTGATGGAAGTCCTTAAAGAGTATCTGGATTATATGGCCCAGGTACCTGAAAAAGCGGAGATGTTCTTTAAAGAGGAAATAGAAATCACCCCTGAGGGTAGGGAAATCCTGGGGGATGATCATATCGAGCAGCTGTTGGAGGCCTTTTATGAAAAGGTGAAAATGGCGGAGGTTATTGACGAAGCCTTCGGCAAGCAGGTATTTAAGGATCTTAAAAAAGAAGTGGGGGCCAAGGGGCCGAAACTTTTCAAACCTGCAAGAGTGGCGGTTACCGGCGAGACCCAGGGGCCTGATCTTACCTTGGTCATGAAGGTTTTGGGACGGGAAAAGCTCTTAAAGCGAATCGAATTCGTACAGACACAATTAAAAAAGTAA
- the tuf gene encoding elongation factor Tu — MSKAKFERNKPHVNIGTIGHVDHGKTTLTAAVTITMHKRNGTGAAVDFDKIDKAPEEKERGITISTAHVEYETANRHYAHVDCPGHADYVKNMITGAAQMDGAILVVSAADGPMPQTREHILLSRQVGVPYIVVFMNKCDMVDDEELLELVEMEIRDLLSEYDFPGDDIPIIQGSALKALEDPDSEWGDKIVELLDAVDEYIPAPERDLDKDFSMPVEDVFSITGRGTVATGRVERGSVKVQDEVELVGLSDQKRKLVVTGVEMFRKLLDYAEAGDNVGLLLRGIQRDEIERGQVLAKPGTIDPHTKFKGEVYVLKKEEGGRHKPFFDGYRPQFFFRTTDVTGSISLGEGTEMVMPGDNVTMEIELISPIAMEEGLRFAIREGGRTVGAGVVAQIIE, encoded by the coding sequence ATGTCAAAAGCAAAATTTGAAAGAAATAAACCCCATGTAAACATTGGGACCATCGGTCACGTAGACCACGGAAAGACAACCTTAACCGCGGCGGTAACCATAACCATGCATAAGCGAAACGGTACCGGAGCTGCGGTAGACTTTGACAAGATTGACAAAGCACCGGAGGAAAAGGAAAGAGGTATTACGATCTCTACCGCCCACGTAGAGTACGAAACCGCAAACCGACACTATGCTCACGTAGACTGCCCGGGACACGCGGACTATGTAAAGAACATGATCACGGGAGCCGCACAAATGGACGGAGCGATCTTAGTCGTATCCGCAGCCGACGGTCCAATGCCTCAAACCCGAGAGCATATTCTTTTATCCCGACAGGTAGGCGTACCTTACATCGTAGTATTCATGAACAAGTGTGACATGGTAGACGATGAAGAGTTACTAGAGCTTGTGGAAATGGAAATTCGGGATCTCCTTAGCGAGTACGACTTCCCCGGAGACGACATTCCAATCATTCAAGGATCTGCACTAAAAGCCTTAGAAGATCCGGACAGCGAATGGGGAGACAAAATCGTCGAACTGCTTGATGCTGTAGACGAATACATCCCTGCACCGGAAAGAGACTTAGACAAAGACTTCTCCATGCCTGTAGAGGACGTATTCTCTATTACCGGACGAGGAACCGTAGCTACCGGACGGGTAGAACGGGGATCTGTAAAGGTACAGGACGAAGTAGAGTTGGTAGGACTTTCCGACCAGAAGCGAAAGCTTGTAGTAACGGGAGTGGAAATGTTTAGAAAGTTACTAGACTACGCAGAAGCGGGAGACAACGTAGGACTGTTACTACGGGGAATCCAACGAGACGAAATCGAAAGAGGACAAGTACTGGCGAAGCCGGGAACCATTGATCCTCATACGAAGTTTAAAGGGGAAGTATACGTACTGAAAAAAGAAGAGGGTGGACGACATAAGCCTTTCTTTGACGGATACCGACCACAGTTCTTCTTCAGAACCACCGACGTTACCGGTTCCATCAGCCTAGGAGAAGGAACGGAAATGGTAATGCCCGGAGACAACGTAACCATGGAAATCGAGCTGATCAGCCCGATTGCAATGGAAGAAGGTCTACGATTTGCGATTCGAGAAGGTGGACGAACCGTAGGCGCCGGTGTTGTAGCTCAAATTATAGAATAA
- the thyX gene encoding FAD-dependent thymidylate synthase, which translates to MQSRLSVHLITHTPDPEKVIAGAAKLCYSPKGIEGTMEQSDEEKNQKFVKMLVGMGHESPLEHISFTFGIEGVSRSLTHQLVRHRIGASYSQKSQRYVEEKDFAYIIPPEIDKRPKAKEKYLKAMEKSGEYYEAITEELFRDYTALYREKGETEKNAEKMAKKKAIEDARFVLPNACETKIIVTMNARALLHFFNHRCCNRAQWEIRELAVEMLAQVKKIAPTVFGKGGPKCLENPCPEGSMTCGEITEVRERFAKL; encoded by the coding sequence ATGCAGAGTCGATTAAGTGTTCATTTGATTACCCATACCCCGGACCCGGAAAAGGTGATTGCCGGGGCTGCAAAGCTTTGTTATTCCCCGAAGGGGATCGAAGGAACCATGGAACAGTCCGATGAGGAGAAAAACCAGAAGTTTGTAAAGATGCTGGTAGGCATGGGGCATGAATCTCCTCTGGAGCATATTTCCTTTACCTTCGGGATTGAGGGCGTTTCCAGAAGTCTAACCCATCAGCTGGTGCGCCACCGCATCGGGGCCAGCTACTCCCAAAAAAGTCAGCGCTATGTGGAGGAGAAGGATTTTGCCTACATCATCCCACCGGAAATTGATAAAAGGCCAAAGGCGAAGGAAAAATACCTAAAAGCCATGGAGAAAAGCGGAGAGTATTACGAAGCGATCACCGAGGAACTGTTTAGAGATTACACCGCACTCTATAGGGAAAAGGGAGAAACGGAAAAAAATGCGGAGAAAATGGCCAAGAAAAAAGCCATCGAAGATGCCCGGTTCGTTCTGCCCAACGCCTGCGAGACTAAAATTATCGTTACCATGAACGCCAGGGCCCTGCTCCACTTTTTCAATCACCGTTGCTGCAACCGGGCCCAATGGGAAATTCGGGAACTTGCGGTGGAAATGCTGGCACAGGTAAAGAAGATCGCCCCTACGGTATTTGGCAAGGGGGGACCGAAATGTCTGGAAAATCCCTGCCCTGAAGGCTCCATGACCTGCGGGGAAATCACCGAGGTTCGGGAGCGGTTTGCTAAGCTATAA
- the cysS gene encoding cysteine--tRNA ligase, with protein MKLYNTLTKEKEDFQPLVPGEIRMYACGPTVYDLFHIGNARTFMVFDAMRRYFQYRGYKVHFVQNFTDIDDKIINKAKDQGVTSEAISEKFIKEYFKDADSLGIERADVHPKVTENIPEIIEIIRTLQEKGYAYEIQGDVYFDVTGYKDYGRLSKQNLEDLQQGSRVEVDERKKSPLDFVLWKSSKEGEPSWESPWGKGRPGWHIECSAMAKKYLGETIDIHGGGGDLVFPHHENEVAQSEAATGKTFANYWIHVGYLNVNNEKMSKSLGNFFTVRDIRREFDLEVLRFFMLSAHYRNPLNFSKELLISAKSGLERLYHSKENLERLLESGGSPGSSEEEKELVKRLEEYEERFIRKMDDDFNTADGISVIFDLVKDLNTHIGEGTSGETVSRGLELLKRLTGVLGLLEQEEEVLEEEIEALIEQRQEARKNKDYELADEIRDRLQGLGIELKDTPQGVQWRRKS; from the coding sequence ATGAAACTGTATAATACGCTGACAAAGGAAAAGGAAGATTTTCAGCCCCTGGTCCCCGGGGAAATAAGGATGTATGCTTGCGGCCCCACGGTCTATGATTTATTTCATATAGGGAATGCACGAACCTTTATGGTCTTTGATGCCATGCGAAGGTATTTTCAGTACCGGGGATACAAGGTGCACTTTGTGCAAAATTTCACGGATATCGACGACAAAATTATTAATAAGGCCAAGGACCAGGGCGTAACTTCCGAGGCGATCAGTGAGAAGTTTATTAAAGAGTACTTCAAAGATGCGGACAGCTTGGGAATTGAAAGGGCGGATGTTCACCCCAAGGTAACGGAGAACATTCCCGAAATCATTGAAATTATCCGTACCCTCCAGGAGAAGGGCTATGCCTATGAAATCCAGGGGGACGTTTATTTTGATGTTACCGGTTATAAAGATTACGGAAGGCTGTCAAAGCAAAACCTGGAGGACCTGCAGCAGGGTTCCAGGGTAGAGGTGGATGAGCGGAAAAAAAGTCCCCTGGATTTTGTGCTGTGGAAATCCTCAAAGGAAGGGGAGCCCAGCTGGGAAAGCCCCTGGGGAAAAGGCCGGCCGGGATGGCACATCGAATGCTCCGCCATGGCGAAGAAGTATTTAGGAGAAACCATTGACATCCACGGAGGGGGAGGAGACCTGGTGTTTCCCCATCATGAAAATGAAGTGGCTCAAAGTGAGGCCGCCACAGGAAAAACCTTTGCAAATTATTGGATTCATGTAGGGTATCTCAATGTAAATAATGAAAAAATGTCCAAATCCCTGGGGAATTTCTTTACGGTCCGGGATATTCGAAGGGAGTTTGACCTGGAGGTCCTGCGGTTCTTCATGCTCTCCGCCCATTACCGAAACCCGTTGAATTTCAGTAAGGAATTATTGATTTCCGCTAAAAGTGGTTTGGAACGGCTATACCATAGCAAGGAGAATCTGGAGCGACTGCTGGAAAGCGGGGGAAGCCCGGGATCTTCCGAAGAGGAAAAAGAGCTGGTAAAGCGACTGGAGGAATATGAAGAAAGATTTATCCGAAAGATGGATGACGACTTTAACACTGCCGACGGGATTTCCGTTATCTTTGACCTGGTAAAGGACCTGAATACCCATATCGGGGAAGGCACCTCCGGGGAGACGGTTTCCCGAGGCCTGGAACTGTTAAAGCGATTAACCGGTGTGCTGGGACTCTTAGAGCAGGAAGAGGAAGTCCTGGAAGAGGAGATTGAAGCCTTAATTGAGCAGCGACAGGAAGCCAGAAAAAACAAAGATTATGAACTGGCGGATGAAATTCGGGATCGCCTTCAGGGGTTAGGCATCGAGTTGAAAGACACCCCTCAAGGGGTGCAGTGGCGAAGGAAGTCTTAA
- a CDS encoding Mini-ribonuclease 3, whose translation MEEFLEKFKESKTTIDVKQTSPLALAYVGDAVYEVYIRKVLIENPDLSVDKLHKRAVKYVRAKAQADIVLALEPELTEEEWVIVKKGRNQKSKTVPKNSDIGDYRYATGFEALIGFLFCQERHERLMEVMKRAVEIILEEEK comes from the coding sequence ATGGAGGAATTCTTAGAAAAATTCAAAGAAAGCAAGACAACCATCGATGTAAAACAAACCTCGCCCCTGGCCCTGGCCTATGTGGGGGATGCGGTTTACGAAGTGTATATCCGAAAGGTCCTGATCGAAAATCCGGATTTATCCGTGGATAAGCTGCATAAAAGGGCGGTGAAATACGTACGGGCGAAAGCCCAGGCGGATATTGTGCTGGCCCTGGAACCGGAACTGACCGAAGAGGAATGGGTGATTGTTAAAAAGGGAAGGAACCAAAAATCCAAAACCGTGCCGAAGAATTCGGATATCGGGGACTACCGATATGCCACCGGGTTTGAAGCCTTGATCGGCTTTCTCTTCTGCCAGGAGCGGCATGAGCGTTTAATGGAAGTCATGAAAAGAGCGGTGGAAATAATTCTAGAGGAGGAAAAATGA
- the rpmG gene encoding 50S ribosomal protein L33 → MRVNVTLACEECKRRNYITSKNKKNDPDRIELKKYCKFDKHHTVHKETK, encoded by the coding sequence GTGCGAGTAAATGTTACCTTAGCGTGTGAAGAGTGTAAGCGAAGAAACTATATAACATCAAAAAACAAGAAAAATGACCCTGATCGAATAGAGTTGAAAAAATACTGTAAATTCGACAAGCATCATACTGTTCACAAAGAAACAAAATAA
- a CDS encoding NYN domain-containing protein, which translates to MKEYLILDGYNVINGWPEIRKIAEINLDEARRALIDLMAEYKSFKGIEIIIVFDAYLVKGTKKLKERLKGVEVVYTKERETADSYIERLATELGERNYVSVVTNDWAQQQIVLGSGGARVTVRELVLDFNAAKGKIHRKSEKLGRINSNSISKNIDGEILRKLEKFRKE; encoded by the coding sequence TTGAAAGAGTATTTGATTTTAGACGGATACAATGTAATTAATGGATGGCCTGAAATCCGGAAGATTGCCGAGATTAACTTAGATGAGGCCAGAAGAGCCTTGATTGATCTGATGGCGGAGTATAAAAGCTTTAAGGGGATCGAAATCATCATTGTTTTTGATGCCTACCTGGTAAAGGGGACAAAAAAGTTAAAGGAACGACTGAAGGGCGTGGAAGTGGTTTATACAAAGGAGCGGGAAACCGCTGACAGTTATATTGAACGATTGGCCACGGAACTGGGGGAGCGGAATTACGTTTCCGTGGTCACCAATGACTGGGCCCAGCAGCAAATTGTGCTGGGAAGCGGCGGGGCCCGGGTTACTGTACGGGAGCTGGTATTGGACTTCAATGCCGCTAAAGGGAAGATTCACCGGAAAAGTGAGAAACTGGGAAGAATCAATTCCAACTCCATTTCGAAAAATATCGACGGGGAAATTCTTAGAAAGCTTGAAAAATTCAGAAAAGAATAG
- the nusG gene encoding transcription termination/antitermination protein NusG — protein sequence MSQEEARWYVVHTFSGHEKKVQANIEKLVENRGMEDVIQEVKVPMEEIVEIKNGKKKIKESKLYPGYVIVKMIVTDESWYLVRNTRGVTGFVGPSSKPIPLTDHEVRTMGIEHVVVEAPFKKGDSVKVTSGPFQDFIGTIEEINIEKGTFKVLISMFGRETPVELSFDQVTDI from the coding sequence ATGTCCCAAGAAGAAGCAAGATGGTATGTGGTCCATACCTTTTCCGGTCATGAAAAAAAGGTTCAGGCCAATATTGAAAAATTAGTGGAAAACCGAGGTATGGAAGATGTAATACAGGAAGTAAAAGTCCCCATGGAAGAGATCGTGGAGATCAAAAACGGCAAGAAGAAAATCAAGGAATCCAAACTCTATCCTGGTTATGTAATTGTAAAAATGATTGTAACCGATGAGTCCTGGTATCTGGTTCGAAACACCCGAGGGGTAACAGGCTTTGTAGGCCCGAGCTCCAAGCCGATCCCACTGACGGACCATGAGGTTCGAACCATGGGAATTGAACATGTGGTAGTAGAGGCTCCTTTTAAAAAAGGAGATTCTGTTAAAGTAACATCTGGGCCTTTTCAAGACTTTATTGGTACTATTGAAGAGATCAACATTGAGAAAGGGACTTTTAAAGTGCTAATCTCCATGTTTGGTAGAGAAACTCCGGTAGAACTAAGTTTTGATCAAGTAACAGATATTTAA
- the secE gene encoding preprotein translocase subunit SecE yields MSAQQASTTTKRASLGKFLKSAKAELKKVNWPNKQELKTHTTVVIFVCAAAAFVIWILDSVFGLGLSLII; encoded by the coding sequence ATGAGTGCTCAACAAGCAAGTACCACTACAAAACGAGCAAGTCTTGGGAAGTTTTTAAAAAGTGCTAAAGCGGAACTGAAAAAGGTAAACTGGCCTAACAAGCAAGAGTTAAAAACTCATACAACGGTTGTTATTTTTGTTTGTGCAGCAGCAGCGTTTGTTATTTGGATTTTAGATTCAGTGTTCGGTTTAGGATTAAGCCTAATTATTTAA